The Thioalkalivibrio thiocyanodenitrificans ARhD 1 nucleotide sequence CGTTCTGCGTCATGTGCATCTGCGCACCGGTGCTGTCGTGGCAGGAGGAACAGGCTGCCATGGTGGCGCTGACCTTCCAGTGCGTGTTGACATTGGAGGAGCCCCCGATCGAATCCACCGTTGTACCGCGGGGTTCAAGCTCCCGTGCAAGCGGATAGTAGGTGTCACCGTCATGGCACTGGGTGCAATTGGCGATGTTTCCCGGGAAGCTGCTGCCACTGTCCCAGTGGGACCAACTTCCAAAGCCGGTGATCCATAGGTCGTCTCCGCGGAAGCCGGCCGCGGTGCTGTGGAGACCGTGGATCATGGCCATGAAGTTGGTCGCCTGCTCCCTCTGACCGTCCGGGTGAGGCAGGTCAATATACGGCCTGGGGTTAAGTTCCCGACGGTCGATATCGGTACTGTTGTTGTTGTGGCAGAGGATGCACTGCTGGACGTCGTTGTGCCGGTTTCCGCCATGCTTGTTGAAGACACCGACGCGGTCCTCGTGGCAGGTGGTGCAGTTGGCAACGCTCACCACTTGCCGGCGCGGCTGGCCGCCCACAACCTGGATGGCATTGGATGCCACAAGAGCCGAGAAGTCCGCGCTGTTGACATTGCCCCCGAGTGTCACATACACCGTGCCTGTAATCCCCTTTCCGGCAAGATCAATGGTGCTGGTATACGTTCCGCCGGACTGGCTCGCCGAGTTCTGGGCATTGCTCTGTTCGACTGGAGCCCCAGGGCGAGCCTGATCCGGATCAGAGTGCGTGAAGTCGGTATCGAACGCTCCAACACGGATCGCCGCGGAGAGCACCCAGCCGTCTTCCTGATGGACGACGCGGCTGCCGTCGTACTCAACGCCCCACTGCACCGTCAGCTGATTGCCGACACGTTCGGCACTGTCGATCACGTAACGCAGGTTGCCGTCCCTCGCGAACTGCCGCGCCGCGTCCTGATGGGCCTCCACCAGGGTTTCGCTGCTGGCAAAGGGCGGTGGGGTATCCGGGGTGTGGCAACCCGCACAGGAGGCGTTGTCCCGCGGGCCTGCCGCGTGACCGGCGCCCGTGGCGAAGTTCACATTGTCGTGGCAGGAACTGCAGGCCTCGATGGTGGGCTTCGTAAACGCCCGGGCGGCACCCGACCCCGCCTGTACACTGTCATGACAGGACACGCAGGTGGCGATGTCGCGCGGGAAGGCGACACCGGTCCAGCGGGGACGCAGGAACTGCTGCGTGCCGGCCAGCCCGCCGCCGCTGTGAATCTCGTGGCCGAGGTAGGCCAGGTCGACGGCGTTGGGACTGTCGGTGAAGCTGCTGAAATTGAACTGGTTGTGGCAATTGGAACAGGTTTCCGTACCGATACGGTTACTACCGTG carries:
- a CDS encoding OmcA/MtrC family decaheme c-type cytochrome, whose translation is MINKRTRDMHVDGAAGGGRGSWWRVVLIMVLGVSLVGLTGCLGSDGRTGPPGEPGAPAPPVGAPVPPANVLPSVTITDAYIRNSRPVVEFQVTAQLASGFGVTFEPSPGDVEFTVARLVRKDDYQTWQSYLTTVAGGPRTGPHARLQADQVRGNHAEGLWESLGGNAYRYTYPVNVNEVPAEYLNGVEPVTADDWVPASQIDMRRFVVLLRPGSNWEAAYDYMDAGRGETKRAVATASCNSCHDNLSAHGSNRIGTETCSNCHNQFNFSSFTDSPNAVDLAYLGHEIHSGGGLAGTQQFLRPRWTGVAFPRDIATCVSCHDSVQAGSGAARAFTKPTIEACSSCHDNVNFATGAGHAAGPRDNASCAGCHTPDTPPPFASSETLVEAHQDAARQFARDGNLRYVIDSAERVGNQLTVQWGVEYDGSRVVHQEDGWVLSAAIRVGAFDTDFTHSDPDQARPGAPVEQSNAQNSASQSGGTYTSTIDLAGKGITGTVYVTLGGNVNSADFSALVASNAIQVVGGQPRRQVVSVANCTTCHEDRVGVFNKHGGNRHNDVQQCILCHNNNSTDIDRRELNPRPYIDLPHPDGQREQATNFMAMIHGLHSTAAGFRGDDLWITGFGSWSHWDSGSSFPGNIANCTQCHDGDTYYPLARELEPRGTTVDSIGGSSNVNTHWKVSATMAACSSCHDSTGAQMHMTQNGGVSGNPWNQPTIDASSFETCSTCHGPGRVADVRTVHGLRN